One stretch of Zingiber officinale cultivar Zhangliang chromosome 6B, Zo_v1.1, whole genome shotgun sequence DNA includes these proteins:
- the LOC121991648 gene encoding homeobox-leucine zipper protein HOX20-like isoform X2 translates to MKRRVISSSENSLIPSSGEEQEADGCAREVFQEVVVEEEEEEEEEAAGGGASKKRRLSPDQVRTLEKHFEEENKLEPERKGRLADELGLQPRQVAVWFQNRRARWKTKQLERDFAALKASHDALRRDFDSLHRHNQSLLCQIKKLQEKLRIKEDTVAKSEISTKNVDEPEQPPPAAAGSKADGVSDSDSSAVVTEATADVNEDIRQLASASDKLSLELAAGEIPCPDLMNLMDSRTGFSHQSHGEMLKLKEEGEDGDDFIGESCFDFFADEKAAAMLSWYYSGERWN, encoded by the exons ATGAAGAGGAGAGTGATCAGCAGCTCCGAGAATTCTCTGATCCCTTCCTCTG GAGAGGAGCAGGAAGCGGATGGATGCGCCAGGGAAGTATTCCAGGAGgtggtggtggaggaggaggaggaggaggaggaggaagctgCCGGCGGAGGGGCGTCGAAGAAGCGGCGGTTGAGCCCGGATCAGGTGAGAACTCTGGAGAAGCACTTCGAGGAGGAGAACAAACTGGAGCCGGAGCGCAAGGGGCGGCTGGCTGACGAGCTCGGCCTCCAACCCCGCCAAGTCGCCGTCTGGTTCCAGAACCGCCGCGCGCGGTGGAAGACCAAGCAGCTTGAGCGCGACTTCGCCGCGCTCAAGGCCTCCCACGACGCCCTCCGCCGCGATTTCGACTCACTTCACCGCCACAACCAATCGCTCCTCTGCCAA ATAAAGAAATTGCAGGAAAAGCTTCGAATAAAAGAAGATACTGTGGCTAAGTCAGAGATCTCGACGAAGAACGTCGACGAGCCGGAACAGCCACCGCCGGCTGCGGCGGGCAGTAAAGCCGACGGCGTGTCGGACAGCGACTCGAGTGCTGTCGTGACCGAAGCTACCGCAGACGTCAACGAAGACATCCGCCAGTTGGCCTCTGCCTCCGACAAACTGTCCCTAGAGTTGGCCGCCGGCGAAATTCCCTGTCCCGATTTGATGAACCTCATGGATTCGAGGACCGGATTCTCGCACCAAAGTCACGGCGAGATGTTAAAGTTGAAGGAGGAGGGGGAGGACGGAGACGACTTCATCGGTGAGTCTTGCTTTGACTTCTTCGCTGACGAGAAGGCGGCGGCGATGCTGAGCTGGTACTATTCCGGCGAGCGCTGGAACTAA
- the LOC121991648 gene encoding homeobox-leucine zipper protein HOX20-like isoform X1 — MKRRVISSSENSLIPSSAGEEQEADGCAREVFQEVVVEEEEEEEEEAAGGGASKKRRLSPDQVRTLEKHFEEENKLEPERKGRLADELGLQPRQVAVWFQNRRARWKTKQLERDFAALKASHDALRRDFDSLHRHNQSLLCQIKKLQEKLRIKEDTVAKSEISTKNVDEPEQPPPAAAGSKADGVSDSDSSAVVTEATADVNEDIRQLASASDKLSLELAAGEIPCPDLMNLMDSRTGFSHQSHGEMLKLKEEGEDGDDFIGESCFDFFADEKAAAMLSWYYSGERWN; from the exons ATGAAGAGGAGAGTGATCAGCAGCTCCGAGAATTCTCTGATCCCTTCCTCTG CAGGAGAGGAGCAGGAAGCGGATGGATGCGCCAGGGAAGTATTCCAGGAGgtggtggtggaggaggaggaggaggaggaggaggaagctgCCGGCGGAGGGGCGTCGAAGAAGCGGCGGTTGAGCCCGGATCAGGTGAGAACTCTGGAGAAGCACTTCGAGGAGGAGAACAAACTGGAGCCGGAGCGCAAGGGGCGGCTGGCTGACGAGCTCGGCCTCCAACCCCGCCAAGTCGCCGTCTGGTTCCAGAACCGCCGCGCGCGGTGGAAGACCAAGCAGCTTGAGCGCGACTTCGCCGCGCTCAAGGCCTCCCACGACGCCCTCCGCCGCGATTTCGACTCACTTCACCGCCACAACCAATCGCTCCTCTGCCAA ATAAAGAAATTGCAGGAAAAGCTTCGAATAAAAGAAGATACTGTGGCTAAGTCAGAGATCTCGACGAAGAACGTCGACGAGCCGGAACAGCCACCGCCGGCTGCGGCGGGCAGTAAAGCCGACGGCGTGTCGGACAGCGACTCGAGTGCTGTCGTGACCGAAGCTACCGCAGACGTCAACGAAGACATCCGCCAGTTGGCCTCTGCCTCCGACAAACTGTCCCTAGAGTTGGCCGCCGGCGAAATTCCCTGTCCCGATTTGATGAACCTCATGGATTCGAGGACCGGATTCTCGCACCAAAGTCACGGCGAGATGTTAAAGTTGAAGGAGGAGGGGGAGGACGGAGACGACTTCATCGGTGAGTCTTGCTTTGACTTCTTCGCTGACGAGAAGGCGGCGGCGATGCTGAGCTGGTACTATTCCGGCGAGCGCTGGAACTAA